One genomic window of Mastomys coucha isolate ucsf_1 unplaced genomic scaffold, UCSF_Mcou_1 pScaffold8, whole genome shotgun sequence includes the following:
- the LOC116083595 gene encoding small proline-rich protein 2I-like — translation MSYQQQPCKQPCQPPLPFPPKCPEPHPPPKCPEPCPPLKCPEPCPEPCPPPSYQQKCSPVPLSPPCQQKCPPKSK, via the exons ATGTCTTACCAACAGCAGCCCTGCAAGCAGCCCTGCCAGCCTCCTCTT CCTTTTCCTCCAAAGTGTCCTGAGCCTCATCCTCCTCCAAAGTGCCCTGAGCCTTGTCCTCCCCTAAAGTGCCCAGAGCCTTGTCCTGAGCCATGTCCCCCTCCCTCATACCAGCAGAAATGCTCTCCTGTGCCACTGTCTCCACCATGCCAACAGAAGTGTCCACCCAAGAGCAAGTGA